A single genomic interval of Panthera tigris isolate Pti1 chromosome E3, P.tigris_Pti1_mat1.1, whole genome shotgun sequence harbors:
- the SRRM2 gene encoding serine/arginine repetitive matrix protein 2 isoform X3 yields the protein MYNGIGLPTPRGSGTNGYVQRNLSLVRGRRGERPDYKGEEELRRLEAALVKRPNPDILDHERKRRVELRCLELEEMMEEQGYEEQQIQEKVATFRLMLLEKDVNPGGKEETPGQRPAVTETHQLAELNEKKNERLRAAFGISDSYVDGSSFDPQRRAREAKQPAPEPPKPYSLVRESSSSRSPTPKQKKKKKKKDRGRSESSSPRRERKKSSKKKKHRSESESKKRKHRSPTPKSKRKSKDKKRKRSRSTTPAPKSRRAHRSTSADSASSSDTSRSRSRSAAAKTHTITLTGRSPSPVSGRRGEGDAPSKEQGTTNTGQPSSPEPSTKQPSSPHEDKDKDKEKSAIRPSPSPERSSAGPEPPAPTPLLAEQHGGSPQPLATTTLSQEPVNPPSEASPTRGRSPPKSPEKPPQSSSESCPPSPQPTKVSRHASSSPESPKPAPAPGSRREISSSPASKSRSHGRAKRDKSHSHTPSRRVGRSRSPTTTKRGRSRSRTPTKRGHSRSRSPQWRRSRSAQRWGRSRSPQRRGRSRSPQRPGWSRSRNTQRRGRSRSARRGRSHSRSPAARGRSRSRTPARRARSRSRTPARRRSRSRTPARRRSRSRTPARRGRSRSRTPARRRSRTRSPVRRRSRSRSPARRSGRSRSRTPARRRSRSRTPARRGRSRSRTPARRGRSRSRTPVRRGRSRSRTPARRRSRSRSLVRRGRSHSRTPQRRGRSGSSSERKNKSRASQRRSRSNSSPEMKKSRVSSRRSRSLSSPRSKAKSRLSLRRSLSGSSPCPKQKSRTPPRRSRSGSSQPKAKSRTPPRRSRSGSSPPSNQKSKTPSRQSCSSSSPQPKVKSGTPPRQGSVTSPQANEQSATPQIQSRSESSPDPEVKSMTPSRHSCSGSSPPRVKSSTPPRGSRSGSSSPQPKVKAVMSPVQSHSGSSSPSPSRVTSKTPPRQSRSESPCSKMESRLLQRHSRSRSSSPDTKVKPGTPPRQSHSGSTSPCPKVKPQTPSGHSLCGAKSPCSQEKSKDLPAQSSGSFSLCPGVKSTTPPGEMYFVSSSLQQKGQSQTSPDPRSDTSSPDMKRSHSESPSLQSKSHTPLKGGRSRSSSPVTELTPRSPPRPDRSELSSPRLKSGMSPEQSKSQSDSFPYPAMDSKSLLGQSRLEPSESKEKTGLLLQEDITVSSPGPRDKSSPFPVQDKSESSPVLRETPKTPSRERGGVGSSPDTKDQSTSAKPSQDEELMDVEKSEESSNQVLSHLSPELKEMAGGNFESSPEIEERPVSLTLDQSQSQTSLEAEVPAVASTWSGPHFSPEHKELSNSSPRENSFGSPLEFRNSGPVAEMNAGFSPEVKEDLNGSFPNQLETDPFVDVKEQSTRSSRRSSSELSPDAVEKAGMSSNQSVSSPVLDAVPRTPSRERSSSASPELKDGLPRTPSRRSRSGSSPGLRDGSGTPSRHSLSGSSPGMKDLPRTPSRGRSECDSSPEPKALPQTPRPRSRSPSSPELNNKCLTPQRERSGSESSVEQKTMARTPLGQRSRSGSSQELDGKPGASPQERSESDSSPDSKAKTRVPVRERSRSGSSPEVDSKARPSPRRSRSGSSPEVKEKLRVAPRAQSGSDSSPEPKAPALRALPRRSRSGSSSKGRGPSPDGSSSSESSPEHPPKSRTARRSSRSSPEPKTKSRTPPRRRSSRSSPELTRKARLSRRSRSASSSPETRSRTPPRRRRSPSVSSPEPAEKSRSSRRRRSASSPRAKTTSRRGRSPSPKPRGLQRSRSRSRREKTRTTRRRDRSGSSQSTSRRRQRSRSRSRVTRRRRGGSGYHSRSPARQESSRTSSRRRRGRSRTPPASRKRSRSRTSPAPWKRSRSRASPATHRRSRSRTPLVSRRRSRSRTSPVSRRRSRSRTSVTRRRSRSRASPVSRRRSRSRTPPVTRRRSRSRTPTRRRSRSRTPPVTRRRSRSRTPPVTRRRSRSRTSPIARRRSRSRTSPVTRRRSRSRTSPVTRRRSRSRTSPVTRRRSRSRTPPAIRRRSRSRTPLLPRKRSRSRSPLAIRRRSRSRTPRTTRGKRSLTRSPPAIRRRSASGSSSDRSRSATPPATRNHSGSRTPPVALNSSRMSCFSRPSMSPTPLDRCRSPGMLEPLGSSRTPMSVLQQAGGSMMDGPGPRIPDHPRTSVPENHAQSRIALALTAISLGTARPPPSMSAAGLAARMSQVPAPVPLMSLRTAPAASLASRIPAASAAAMNLAGARTPAIPTAVNLADSRTPAAAAAMNLASPRTAVAPSAVNLADPRTPTAPAVNLAGARTPAALAALSLTGSGTPPTAANYPSSSRTAQAAAPANLVGPRSAHATAPVNIASSRTPPAMAPASLTSARMAPALSGANLTSPRVPLTAYERVSGRTSPPLLDRARSRTPPGGPGSRTPPSALSQSRMTSERAPSPSRMVQASSQCVLPPAQDRPRSPVPSAFSDQSRALLAQTTPVAGSQSLSSGTVAKTTSSAGDHNGMLSGPVPGVSHPEGGETPASTGAQQPSALATLQPAKERRSSSSSSSSSSSSSSSSSSSSSSSSSGSSSSDSEGSSLPAQPEVALKRVPSPTPAPKEAVREGRPPEPTPAKRKRRSSSSSSSSSSSSSSSSSSSSSSSSSSSSSSSSSSSSSSTSSSPSPAKPGPQALPKPASPKKPPPGERRSRSPRKPIDSLRDSRSLSYSPAERRRPSPQPSPRDQQSSSERGSRRGQRGDSRSPGHKRRRETPSPRPVRHRSSRSP from the exons ATGTACAACGGGATCGGGCTGCCGACGCCCCGGGGCAGCGGCACCAACGGCTACGTCCAGCGCAACCTGTCCCTGGTGCGAGGCCGCCGGGGTGAGCGGCCTGACTACAAGGGAGAGGAGGAACTGCGGCGCCTGGAGGCTGCCCTGGTGAAGCGGCCTAATCCTGACATCCTGGACCACGAGCGCAAGCGGCGCGTGGAGCTGCGATGCCTCGAGCTGGAGGAGATGATGgaagagcaggg GTACGAGGAACAGCAAATTCAGGAAAAAGTGGCTACCTTTCGACTCATGTTGCTGGAGAAGGATGTGAAccctgggggaaaggaagagaccCCAGGGCAGAGGCCAGC gGTAACTGAGACTCACCAGTTGGCAGaactgaatgagaaaaagaatgagcGACTCCGTGCAGCCTTTGGTATCAGTGATTCCTATGTAGATGGCAGCTCTTTTGATCCTCAGCGACGTGCTCGAGAAGCTAAACAACCAGCTCCAGAGCCTCCCAAACCTTACAG CCTTGTCCGGGAGTCCAGCAGTTCTCGCTCACCAACcccaaagcaaaagaagaagaaaaagaagaaagatagagGACG GTCAGAGAGCAGCTCTCCTCGACgagagaggaagaagagttcTAAGAAGAAGAAGCACAG GTCAGAATCTGAATCCAAAAAACGGAAGCATAG GTCTCCCACTCCAAAGAGCAAACGTAAATCTAAGGACAAGAAGCGGAAGCG GTCTCGTAGTACAACACCAGCCCCCAAGAGCCGCCGGGCCCACCGTTCAACGTCTGCTGACTCTGCTTCCTCTTCCGATACTTCCCGCAGTCG GTCTCGAAGTGCGGCAGCAAAGACCCATACAATTACCTTGACTGGGCGAAGTCCTTCCCCTGTTTCAGGGCGTCGAGGGGAGGGAGATGCACCTTCTAAGGAACAAGGTACCACCAACACAGGGCAGCCAAGCAGCCCAGAGCCCTCTACAAAGCAGCCTAGCAGTCCTCATgaggacaaagacaaagacaaggaG AAATCTGCAATTCGACCTAGCCCCTCTCCGGAAAGGAGCAGCGCAGGCCCAGAACCACCTGCTCCCACTCCGCTCCTTGCTGAGCAACATGGCGGCTCCCCACAACCCCTTGCAACAACCACCTTAAGTCAGGAGCCAGTGAACCCCCCATCTGAGGCTTCCCCAACCCGGGGCCGTTCACCACCTAAGTCTCCTGAGAAACCTCCCCAGTCGTCTTCAGAGAGCTGCCCACCATCCCCTCAACCTACCAAAGTTTCTCGACATGCCAGCTCTTCCCCTGAAAGTCCTAAACCTGCACCAGCTCCTGGGTCCCGCCGAGAGATTTCTTCTTCTCCCGCATCCAAGAGTCGCTCACATGGCCGAGCAAAGCGGGATAAGTCACATTCTCATACCCCTTCTCGAAGAGTGGGGAGGTCCCGTAGCCCTACCACCACTAAGAGGGGGCGATCTCGGTCTCGAACCCCTACCAAAAGAGGTCATTCTAGGTCCCGGTCCCCTCAGTGGCGTAGGTCCCGGTCTGCACAGAGGTGGGGACGGTCCAGAAGCCCCCAGCGACGTGGTCGCTCTAGGTCTCCTCAGCGACCAGGCTGGTCTAGAAGCAGAAATACCCAGAGAAGAGGCAGGTCTAGATCAGCAAGGCGAGGCAGGTCTCATTCTAGATCCCCAGCCGCTAGGGGCAGATCTCGTTCTAGAACGCCAGCCCGCCGGGCTAGATCTCGCTCTAGAACGCCTGCCAGGCGGAGATCACGATCCAGAACACCTGCCAGGCGTAGGTCCCGCTCTAGAACACCAGCCCGGAGAGGCAGGTCTCGCTCTAGGACACCTGCTAGGCGCAGATCTAGGACCCGATCGCCAGTACGACGGAGGTCTCGTAGCAGATCACCAGCCAGGAGAAGTGGCAGGTCACGCTCTAGAACTCCAGCCAGACGTCGGTCACGCTCTAGAACACCAGCCAGGAGAGGGAGGTCTCGGTCTAGGACACCGGCAAGACGAGGACGATCTCGGTCTAGGACACCCGTAAGACGAGGACGATCTCGGTCTAGGACACCAGCAAGACGAAGATCTCGTAGTAGAAGTCTAGTTAGACGAGGAAGATCTCATTCTAGAACACCACAAAGAAGAGGCAGGTCTGGTTCATCATCAGAGCGGAAGAACAAATCCAGAGCATCACAGAGGAGGAGCAGGTCCAACTCAAGCCCGGAAATGAAAAAATCTCGAGTTTCTTCAAGACGGAGCAGGTCTCTCTCTTCACCGCGGTCCAAAGCAAAATCTCGCTTGTCTTTGAGGCGAAGCCTTTCGGGATCCTCTCCGTGTCCCAAACAAAAGTCTCGGACACCACCAAGGCGCAGTCGCTCTGGGTCATCCCAGCCGAAAGCTAAATCTAGAACACCACCAAGGCGAAGTCGTTCTGGTTCTTCTCCTCCTTCTAACCAGAAATCTAAAACACCTTCAAGACAGAGTTGTTCCAGTTCATCTCCTCAACCTAAAGTGAAGTCTGGAACACCACCAAGGCAAGGGTCTGTAACAAGTCCCCAGGCAAATGAACAATCTGCGACACCACAAATACAGAGCCGTTCAGAATCATCACCTGACCCAGAGGTGAAATCTATGACCCCTTCAAGACATAGCTGCTCTGGGTCCTCTCCTCCTAGAGTGAAATCTAGCACCCCTCCAAGAGGGAGCCGCTCTGGATCGTCCTCTCCACAACCCAAAGTGAAGGCAGTAATGTCGCCAGTCCAAAGTCATTCTGGCTCCTCTTCTCCAAGTCCTAGTAGGGTAACCTCTAAAACACCGCCAAGGCAAAGCAGATCAGAGTCTCCTTGCTCCAAGATGGAATCTAGATTGTTGCAGAGACACAGCCGTTCTAGGTCCTCTTCACCAGATACCAAAGTGAAACCTGGAACACCACCAAGACAAAGTCACTCAGGGTCTACTTCACCATGCCCTAAAGTTAAGCCCCAAACTCCATCAGGGCACAGTCTTTGTGGAGCTAAGTCCCCATGTTCCCAAGAGAAGTCTAAAGACTTACCAGCACAAAGTTCtggatccttctctctctgtccaggAGTAAAGTCTACCACACCACCAGGAGAAATGTATTTTGTCTCCTCTTCTCTGCAACAGAAAGGACAATCACAGACTTCACCAGACCCTAGATCTGATACTTCAAGTCCAGACATGAAACGGAGTCACTCTGAGTCTCCGTCTCTGCAGAGCAAATCTCACACACCTCTTAAGGGTGGCCGGTCCAGGTCTTCATCTCCAGTCACTGAGCTGACACCCAGATCTCCACCAAGACCAGACAGAAGTGAATTGTCAAGTCCTAGGCTAAAATCTGGAATGTCTCCTGAGCAGAGCAAGTCTCAGTCTGACTCTTTCCCATATCCTGCCATGGACTCTAAATCTCTTTTGGGGCAGAGTAGATTGGAGCCTTCTGagtcaaaagagaaaacaggcttACTCCTTCAGGAAGATATTACTGTGTCATCTCCTGGACCAAGAGACAAATCTAGTCCTTTCCCAGTGCAGGATAAATCTGAGTCCTCACCAGTACTCAGAGAGACACCTAAAACCCCATCAAGGGAAAGAGGTGGTGTTGGGTCATCCCCAGATACAAAAGACCAAAGTACGTCAGCTAAGCCAAGCCAAGATGAGGAATTAATGGACGTCGAGAAATCTGAAGAATCCTCAAACCAGGTCCTCTCTCATTTGTCTCCAGAACTTAAAGAAATGGCTGGAGGTAATTTTGAATCCTCACCTGAAATAGAAGAAAGACCTGTGTCTTTGACTCTTGACCAAAGCCAGTCACAGACTTCTTTGGAAGCAGAAGTCCCTGCAGTGGCCTCAACTTGGAGTGGGCCACATTTTTCTCCAGAGCATAAAGAGCTGTCTAATTCCTCCCCGAGGGAGAATAGCTTTGGATCACCTTTAGAATTTAGAAACTCAGGCCCTGTTGCAGAAATGAATGCTGGGTTTTCTCCTGAGGTTAAAGAAGATTTGAATGGATCTTTTCCTAATCAGCTGGAGACAGATCCATTTGTAGACGTGAAAGAACAATCCACCAGGTCCTCCAGACGCAGCAGTTCTGAGTTATCACCAGATGCAGTGGAAAAAGCAGGAATGTCTTCAAATCAGAGTGTTTCTTCGCCAGTGCTTGATGCTGTACCCAGAACACCATCGAGGGAAAGAAGTAGCTCTGCATCTCCTGAACTGAAAGACGGTTTACCCAGAACCCCCTCAAGGAGAAGCAGGTCTGGGTCTTCTCCAGGACTTAGAGATGGGTCTGGGACTCCCTCGAGGCACAGTTTATCTGGGTCCTCTCCTGGAATGAAAGATCTACCTAGAACACCGTCTAGGGGGAGAAGTGAATGTGATTCTTCTCCAGAACCAAAAGCTTTGCCCCAGACTCCTAGGCCAAGGAGTCGTTCTCCATCATCTCCAGAGCTCAACAACAAGTGTCTTACCCCCCAGAGAGAACGAAGTGGGTCAGAGTCATCAgttgaacagaagaccatggctaGGACTCCTCTTGGACAGAGAAGTCGATCTGGGTCTTCTCAAGAACTTGATGGGAAGCCCGGTGCATCCCCTCAAGAAAGAAGTGAATCAGACTCTTCTCCAGATTCCAAAGCTAAGACACGAGTACCAGTTAGAGAAAGGAGTCGGTCTGGGTCGTCTCCAGAGGTTGATAGCAAAGCCCGACCTTCTCCTCGCCGTAGTCGGTCTGGCTCATCCCCTGAAGTTAAAGAGAAGCTGAGAGTGGCACCCAGGGCACAGAGCGGTTCTGATTCTTCTCCTGAACCCAAGGCTCCTGCCCTTCGAGCTCTTCCCAGACGAAGCAGGTCAGGTTCATCGAGCAAAGGCAGAGGCCCTTCTCCTGATGGAAGCAGCAGTTCAGAGTCCTCTCCAGAACACCCACCCAAATCCAGAACTGCTAGAAGAAGCTCTAGGTCATCACCAGAGCCCAAGACCAAGTCCCGCACTCCACCTCGCCGTCGCAGCTCTAGATCGTCTCCTGAGCTGACTAGGAAGGCCAGGCTGTCTCGTAGAAGCCGCTCTGCATCGTCCTCACCAGAGACCCGTTCTAGAACCCCCCCGAGACGTCGAAGAAGTCCTTCAGTGTCTTCCCCAGAGCCAGCTGAAAAGTCAAGATCCTCACGCCGGCGGCGCTCCGCTTCATCCCCACGTGCTAAGACAACTTCAAGGAGAGGCCGTTCTCCTTCACCAAAGCCTCGTGGGCTTCAGAGATCCCGTTCCCgctcaaggagagagaaaaccagaacAACTCGACGTCGAGATAGGTCTGGATCTTCTCAGTCAACTTCGCGGAGAAGACAGCGGAGCCGGTCGAGGTCTCGGGTCACTCGGCGGCGGAGGGGAGGCTCTGGTTACCACTCAAGGTCACCTGCCCGGCAGGAGAGTTCCCGAACTTCTTCCCGACGCCGAAGAGGCCGTTCTCGGACACCCCCAGCCAGTCGGAAGCGGTCCCGCTCTCGTACATCACCAGCTCCGTGGAAACGCTCACGGTCTCGGGCCTCTCCAGCCACTCACCGGCGGTCCAGGTCCAGAACACCTTTGGTCAGCCGCCGTAGGTCCAGGTCTCGAACTTCACCAGTCAGTCGGAGACGATCAAGGTCCAGGACATCAGTGACTCGACGAAGATCTCGATCCAGAGCATCGCCAGTGAGTCGAAGGCGATCCAGGTCTAGAACCCCACCAGTAACCCGCCGTCGTTCAAGATCCAGAACCCCAACACGCCGGCGCTCCCGTTCCAGAACCCCACCGGTGACTCGAAGAAGGTCCAGATCTAGGACTCCACCAGTGACCAGGAGGCGATCTCGAAGCAGAACTTCCCCTATCGCTCGCAGAAGATCGAGATCCAGAACGTCTCCAGTCACCCGTAGGAGATCTCGATCTCGCACATCTCCAGTAACTCGAAGGAGGTCCCGCTCTCGAACCTCTCCGGTGACACGCCGCCGATCTCGGTCCCGAACACCTCCTGCTATTCGGCGTCGCTCTAGATCTCGGACCCCACTGTTGCCACGCAAGCGTTCTCGAAGTCGCTCTCCCCTTGCCATCCGTCGCCGTTCCAGATCCCGTACTCCACGAACAACTCGGGGCAAACGGTCCTTAACGAGATCTCCTCCCGCCATCCGAAGACGTTCTGCATCCGGAAGTAGTTCTGATCGTTCACGTTCTGCTACTCCTCCGGCAACGAGAAATCATTCTGGTTCTCGGACCCCTCCAGTAGCGCTCAATAGCTCCAGAATGAGCTGTTTCAGTCGTCCTAGCATGTCACCAACTCCTCTGGACCGCTGTCGATCACCTGGAATGCTGGAACCCCTTGGCAGCTCTAGAACACCTATGTCTGTCCTGCAGCAAGCTGGTGGCTCCATGATGGATGGTCCAGGTCCCCGAATTCCTGATCACCCGAGAACATCTGTGCCAGAAAATCACGCACAGTCTAGAATCGCACTTGCCCTGACAGCCATCAGTCTTGGCACTGCTCGGCCGCCTCCATCCATGTCTGCCGCTGGCCTTGCTGCAAGAATGTCCCAGGTCCCAGCTCCAGTGCCTCTCATGAGTCTCAGAACGGCTCCAGCTGCCAGTCTTGCCAGCAGGATTCCTGCAGCTTCTGCAGCAGCGATGAATCTGGCCGGTGCCAGGACACCTGCCATACCAACAGCAGTGAACCTGGCTGACTCCAGAACGCCAGCTGCGGCAGCAGCCATGAACTTGGCCAGCCCCAGAACAGCAGTGGCACCTTCTGCTGTGAACCTCGCTGACCCTCGCACCCCTACAGCCCCGGCTGTGAATCTAGCAGGAGCCAGAACCCCGGCTGCCTTGGCAGCTCTGAGTCTCACCGGCTCTGGCACTCCCCCGACCGCTGCAAACTATCCCTCCAGCTCCAGAACAGCCCAGGCTGCAGCCCCTGCAAACCTGGTGGGTCCTAGATCTGCACATGCTACAGCTCCTGTGAATATTGCCAGCTCCAGAACCCCTCCAGCCATGGCACCTGCAAGCCTCACCAGTGCTAGGATGGCTCCAGCCTTGTCTGGTGCAAACCTTACCAGTCCCCGGGTGCCCCTCACTGCTTACGAACGTGTTAGTGGTAGAACCTCACCACCACTTCTTGACCGAGCCAGATCCAGAACCCCACCAGGAGGCCCAGGCTCCAGAACCCCACCGTCTGCCCTCAGCCAGTCTAGAATGACCTCTGAGCGGGCTCCCTCTCCTTCTAGAATGGTCCAGGCTTCCTCCCAGTGTGTTCTTCCTCCAGCTCAGGATCGACCTAGGTCCCCTGTGCCATCTGCTTTTTCTGACCAGTCCCGAGCTTTGCTTGCCCAGACCACCCCTGTAGCAGGGTCTCAGTCCCTCTCCTCTGGGACGGTGGCAAAGACCACGTCCTCTGCTGGTGACCACAACGGCATGCTCTCTGGTCCTGTCCCTGGGGTGTCCCACCCTGAGGGTGGGGAAACACCGGCCTCCACGGGGGCCCAGCAGCCTTCTGCATTGGCCACCCTGCAGCCGGCAAAGGAGCGGCGgagttcctcctcctcctcctcatccagctcctcctcttcatcctcgTCAtcgtcctcttcctcctcctcttcctccggTTCCAGTTCTAGCGACTCGGAGGGCTCTAGCCTTCCTGCTCAACCTGAGGTAGCGCTGAAGAG ggtccccagccccaccccggcccccaaGGAGGCTGTTCGAGAGGGACGTCCTCCGGAGCCGACCCCGGCCAAGCGGAAGAGGCGCTCCAGTAGCTCCAgttccagctcctcctcctcctcttcctcctcctcctcctcttcctcctcctcctcttcctcctcctcctcctcctcctcctcctcctcctcttcctcctctacttcttcgtccccctcccccgctaaGCCTGGCCCTCAGGCCTTGCCCAAACCTGCAAGCCCCAAGAAGCCACCCCCCGGCGAGCGGAG GTCCCGTAGTCCCCGGAAGCCAATAGATTCCCTCCGAGATTCTCGGTCCCTCAGCTACTCGCCTGCGGAGCGCCGCCGCCCTTCGCCTCAGCCCTCGCCACGGGACCAGCAGAG TAGCAGCGAGCGGGGTTCCCGCAGAGGCCAGCGTGGGGACAGCCGCTCCCCTGGCCACAAGCGCAGGAGGGAGACACCCAGCCCCCGCCCCGTGCGGCACCGCTCGTCCAG GTCTCCTTGA
- the SRRM2 gene encoding serine/arginine repetitive matrix protein 2 isoform X6, with amino-acid sequence MYNGIGLPTPRGSGTNGYVQRNLSLVRGRRGERPDYKGEEELRRLEAALVKRPNPDILDHERKRRVELRCLELEEMMEEQGYEEQQIQEKVATFRLMLLEKDVNPGGKEETPGQRPAVTETHQLAELNEKKNERLRAAFGISDSYVDGSSFDPQRRAREAKQPAPEPPKPYSLVRESSSSRSPTPKQKKKKKKKDRGRRSESSSPRRERKKSSKKKKHRSESESKKRKHRSPTPKSKRKSKDKKRKRSRSTTPAPKSRRAHRSTSADSASSSDTSRSRRCTDHSEDTVPAL; translated from the exons ATGTACAACGGGATCGGGCTGCCGACGCCCCGGGGCAGCGGCACCAACGGCTACGTCCAGCGCAACCTGTCCCTGGTGCGAGGCCGCCGGGGTGAGCGGCCTGACTACAAGGGAGAGGAGGAACTGCGGCGCCTGGAGGCTGCCCTGGTGAAGCGGCCTAATCCTGACATCCTGGACCACGAGCGCAAGCGGCGCGTGGAGCTGCGATGCCTCGAGCTGGAGGAGATGATGgaagagcaggg GTACGAGGAACAGCAAATTCAGGAAAAAGTGGCTACCTTTCGACTCATGTTGCTGGAGAAGGATGTGAAccctgggggaaaggaagagaccCCAGGGCAGAGGCCAGC gGTAACTGAGACTCACCAGTTGGCAGaactgaatgagaaaaagaatgagcGACTCCGTGCAGCCTTTGGTATCAGTGATTCCTATGTAGATGGCAGCTCTTTTGATCCTCAGCGACGTGCTCGAGAAGCTAAACAACCAGCTCCAGAGCCTCCCAAACCTTACAG CCTTGTCCGGGAGTCCAGCAGTTCTCGCTCACCAACcccaaagcaaaagaagaagaaaaagaagaaagatagagGACG CAGGTCAGAGAGCAGCTCTCCTCGACgagagaggaagaagagttcTAAGAAGAAGAAGCACAG GTCAGAATCTGAATCCAAAAAACGGAAGCATAG GTCTCCCACTCCAAAGAGCAAACGTAAATCTAAGGACAAGAAGCGGAAGCG GTCTCGTAGTACAACACCAGCCCCCAAGAGCCGCCGGGCCCACCGTTCAACGTCTGCTGACTCTGCTTCCTCTTCCGATACTTCCCGCAGTCG GCGCTGCACAGACCATTCGGAAGACACGGTCCCTGCCCTCTAG